A section of the Sphingomonas sp. LT1P40 genome encodes:
- a CDS encoding nuclear transport factor 2 family protein yields the protein MTPAKILDRWIEAFNAADIEALTALYHDDAVNHQVANAPVEGRDAIRAMFVSEFAAAEMVCLPVNRMADGEWAAMEWQDPKGFRGCGFFHVVDGRIKLQRGYWDRLSFEQLYASND from the coding sequence GTGACCCCGGCTAAGATTCTCGATCGCTGGATCGAGGCGTTCAATGCTGCGGATATTGAGGCCCTGACCGCGCTCTATCACGACGACGCGGTCAATCATCAGGTTGCCAACGCTCCGGTCGAGGGGCGTGACGCGATCCGCGCGATGTTTGTGAGTGAGTTCGCCGCCGCCGAGATGGTCTGCTTGCCCGTCAACCGCATGGCCGACGGCGAATGGGCAGCGATGGAATGGCAGGACCCGAAGGGCTTTCGCGGCTGTGGCTTCTTCCACGTCGTCGATGGCCGCATTAAACTTCAGCGCGGCTATTGGGACCGGCTGAGCTTCGAGCAGCTTTACGCCAGCAACGACTGA
- a CDS encoding ETC complex I subunit translates to MSTARIYQRPKNAMQSGRARTDRWVLEYDPGEQQRPDPLTGWAGSGDTLGQLRLNFPTLEAATEYAAREHIAYHVVPAPQRKLKLQAYADNFR, encoded by the coding sequence ATGAGCACCGCACGCATCTATCAGCGCCCCAAGAACGCCATGCAGTCCGGGCGCGCCCGCACCGATCGCTGGGTGCTCGAATATGATCCCGGTGAGCAGCAGCGCCCCGATCCGCTGACCGGCTGGGCCGGTTCCGGCGATACGCTGGGCCAGCTGCGCCTGAACTTCCCGACACTGGAAGCGGCAACCGAATATGCCGCGCGCGAGCACATCGCCTACCATGTCGTCCCCGCCCCCCAGCGCAAGCTGAAGCTTCAGGCCTATGCCGACAATTTCCGGTGA
- the hrpB gene encoding ATP-dependent helicase HrpB, with product MSDLPIHAVLSDLLTALRARSNAVLVAPPGAGKTTAVAPALLNEDWCNGEILLLSPRRLAARAAAERMAVLAGEPVGKTFGYATRMDSRRSAATRVTVVTEGIFVARIQSDPELAGVSAVLFDEVHERSLDSDFGLALALDAQAALRPDLRLVAMSATLDGSRFSTLMGDAPVVESEGRSHPLELIHLGRAAEARIEDSVAAAIRHALREAEGGILAFLPGVAEIERTAERIDDVPGTILHKLHGSLDPAAQRAAIAPDSHGRRKIVLATSIAETSLTLDGIRIVIDSGLARRPRYDRAAGMTRLVTERASQASATQRAGRAARQEPGVAYRLWEAAATAGLPRFDPPEILEADLSALTLDCALWGVADPRELRWLDPPPEAAVQEARARLTALDALDDDARPTAHGKAIARLPLAPRLGHMLISAGEMGLARTAAQIAVLLGERGLGGSDTDLEHRLRRWRTERGQRAEAGRRLAERWTKLTPLPAREGLGVGAERSSADGVATCVALAFPDRIAKRRDASGATWASAGGRGFKLDPTSSLARHEWLAVAETQGMAAGARILSAAPIDAATIESLFANRIETRRSVRFDPATGRVEANRERRLGAIRLSSGPDTAADPAEIAAALLEGVRTHGLDLLPWSDTARALRTRAAYAGVEALSDEALSADLDAWLPAALTGKRRLDAVAPEALTQALQNRLGWDGQKLLDRRAPARFETPAGSSHEIDYTAEAGPTVEMRVQSLFGLAVHPTIGDGVPLVLSLTSPAGRPIQTTRDLPRFWSGSWADVAKEMRGRYPRHPWPDDPAAASATLRTKNADARRGGSR from the coding sequence GTGAGCGACCTTCCGATCCATGCCGTCCTGTCCGATCTGCTCACCGCATTGCGCGCGCGAAGCAATGCCGTGCTGGTCGCCCCGCCGGGTGCAGGCAAGACCACGGCGGTGGCCCCTGCGTTGTTGAACGAGGACTGGTGCAACGGCGAAATCCTGCTGCTCTCCCCGCGCCGCCTCGCCGCGCGCGCCGCCGCCGAGCGGATGGCCGTGCTGGCGGGCGAGCCGGTCGGCAAGACGTTCGGCTATGCCACGCGGATGGACAGCAGGCGGTCTGCGGCGACGCGGGTCACGGTCGTGACCGAGGGGATTTTCGTCGCCCGCATCCAGAGCGATCCCGAGCTGGCGGGCGTGTCGGCGGTGTTGTTCGACGAAGTGCATGAACGCAGTCTCGACAGCGATTTCGGGCTGGCGCTGGCATTGGATGCGCAGGCGGCTCTGCGGCCCGATCTGCGGCTCGTGGCGATGTCAGCGACGTTGGATGGATCGCGCTTTTCGACGCTAATGGGGGACGCCCCCGTGGTGGAGAGTGAGGGGCGCAGCCATCCGCTCGAACTCATCCATCTCGGACGCGCCGCCGAGGCGCGGATCGAGGACTCAGTCGCCGCCGCGATCCGGCATGCGCTCCGTGAGGCTGAAGGCGGCATTCTCGCCTTCCTCCCCGGTGTCGCCGAAATCGAGCGCACCGCAGAGCGGATCGACGATGTTCCCGGCACCATCCTGCACAAGCTCCACGGCAGCCTCGACCCCGCCGCCCAGCGCGCGGCGATCGCGCCGGACTCGCATGGACGGCGCAAGATCGTCCTCGCTACGTCGATCGCGGAAACCTCGCTCACGCTTGACGGCATCCGCATCGTTATCGACTCCGGCCTCGCCCGCCGCCCGCGTTACGATCGCGCGGCGGGAATGACCCGCCTCGTCACCGAACGTGCCAGTCAGGCCTCCGCCACCCAGCGCGCGGGCCGCGCCGCACGACAGGAGCCGGGGGTCGCCTATCGCCTGTGGGAAGCCGCCGCCACCGCCGGTCTGCCCCGCTTCGACCCGCCCGAAATTCTCGAGGCCGATCTGTCCGCGCTTACGCTCGATTGCGCGTTATGGGGCGTCGCCGATCCACGCGAGCTGCGCTGGCTCGACCCGCCGCCCGAGGCTGCGGTGCAGGAGGCGCGTGCGCGGCTGACCGCGCTGGATGCGCTCGACGATGATGCCCGCCCCACCGCACACGGCAAAGCCATCGCGCGCCTGCCGCTCGCCCCGCGCCTTGGCCACATGCTGATTAGCGCAGGTGAAATGGGCCTCGCCCGCACCGCTGCGCAAATTGCCGTCCTGCTCGGCGAACGCGGGCTGGGCGGCTCCGACACCGATCTCGAACACCGTCTGCGCCGCTGGCGCACCGAACGCGGCCAGCGGGCGGAGGCGGGAAGGCGTCTGGCCGAACGTTGGACCAAACTGACTCCCCTCCCTGCAAGGGAGGGGTTGGGGGTGGGTGCCGAGCGCAGCTCGGCTGACGGCGTAGCAACCTGCGTCGCGCTCGCGTTCCCCGACCGCATCGCCAAGCGCCGCGACGCCAGCGGCGCGACCTGGGCCTCGGCGGGTGGGCGCGGGTTCAAGCTCGATCCGACATCCTCGCTCGCACGCCACGAATGGCTCGCGGTGGCGGAGACGCAAGGCATGGCGGCGGGTGCGCGCATCCTCTCCGCCGCGCCGATCGACGCCGCCACGATCGAGTCGCTGTTCGCCAACCGCATCGAAACGCGCCGCAGCGTCCGCTTCGACCCCGCCACCGGTCGCGTCGAGGCGAACCGCGAACGGCGCCTGGGTGCGATCCGTCTCTCATCCGGCCCCGACACCGCCGCCGATCCCGCTGAAATCGCGGCTGCACTGCTCGAAGGCGTTCGCACTCACGGCCTCGATCTGCTTCCGTGGTCCGATACCGCCCGCGCGCTGCGAACCCGCGCCGCATATGCCGGGGTCGAGGCGTTGTCCGACGAAGCCCTGAGCGCCGACCTCGACGCCTGGCTGCCCGCCGCGCTCACCGGCAAACGCCGCCTCGACGCCGTCGCCCCGGAGGCGCTGACTCAGGCGCTCCAGAACCGCCTCGGCTGGGATGGTCAAAAGCTGCTCGACCGCCGCGCGCCGGCGCGGTTCGAGACCCCCGCCGGTTCGAGCCACGAAATCGACTATACCGCCGAAGCCGGCCCCACCGTCGAAATGCGCGTACAGTCGCTGTTCGGCCTCGCCGTCCATCCGACGATCGGAGACGGCGTCCCATTGGTCCTGTCGCTCACCTCGCCCGCCGGTCGCCCGATTCAAACGACGCGCGACCTGCCCCGCTTCTGGAGCGGCAGCTGGGCCGATGTCGCCAAGGAAATGCGCGGCCGCTACCCCCGTCACCCCTGGCCGGACGATCCTGCGGCTGCATCCGCGACGCTGCGCACTAAAAATGCGGATGCACGGCGCGGCGGTTCGCGTTAA
- a CDS encoding polyprenyl synthetase family protein, producing MSASIHRIGRGAEPSLDPIIALVASDMNMVNAVILDRMQSQIPLIPELAGHLIAGGGKRMRPMLTLASAKLLGYPGTRHHRLAASVEFIHTATLLHDDVVDGSDMRRGKRAANLIWGNPASVLVGDFLFSRSFELMVEDGSLKVLKILSNASAVIAEGEVNQLTAARRIDLAEERYLDIIGAKTAALFAAACRISAVVAERPESEEAALDAYGRNLGIAFQLVDDAIDYVSDAGTMGKDAGDDFREGKMTLPVILAYARGSDEDRAFWKEAVLGRRVSDDDFAHAIELVRASRAVDDTLARARHYGQRAIDALGIFPGSAAKEAMIEAVEFAVARAY from the coding sequence ATGAGTGCGTCCATTCACCGTATCGGCCGCGGCGCCGAACCTTCGCTCGATCCGATCATCGCGCTGGTCGCGTCGGACATGAACATGGTCAACGCCGTGATCCTCGATCGCATGCAGTCGCAAATCCCGCTGATCCCCGAACTGGCCGGTCATTTGATCGCGGGCGGCGGCAAGCGGATGCGGCCGATGCTGACGCTGGCGAGCGCGAAATTGCTTGGCTATCCGGGGACGCGACACCACCGGCTGGCCGCTTCGGTCGAGTTCATCCACACCGCGACCCTGCTGCACGACGATGTCGTCGACGGATCGGACATGCGCCGGGGCAAGCGCGCCGCCAATCTGATCTGGGGCAACCCCGCCAGCGTGCTGGTCGGCGATTTCCTGTTCAGCCGCAGTTTCGAGCTGATGGTCGAGGACGGCAGCCTGAAGGTGCTGAAAATCCTCTCCAACGCCAGCGCGGTCATCGCGGAGGGTGAGGTCAACCAGCTCACCGCAGCGCGCCGCATCGACCTGGCCGAGGAACGCTATCTCGACATTATCGGTGCCAAGACCGCCGCCCTGTTCGCCGCCGCGTGCCGCATTTCCGCCGTCGTCGCCGAACGGCCCGAGTCGGAAGAAGCCGCGCTCGACGCCTATGGCCGCAATCTGGGCATCGCATTTCAGCTAGTCGACGACGCGATCGACTATGTTTCCGACGCCGGCACGATGGGCAAGGACGCGGGCGACGATTTCCGCGAGGGCAAGATGACCCTGCCCGTCATCCTGGCCTATGCGCGCGGCAGCGACGAAGACCGCGCCTTTTGGAAGGAGGCCGTGCTCGGCCGCCGCGTCAGCGACGACGATTTCGCTCACGCCATCGAACTGGTGCGCGCCAGCCGCGCGGTGGACGACACGCTCGCCCGCGCCCGTCATTACGGCCAGCGCGCGATCGACGCGCTGGGCATTTTCCCGGGCAGCGCGGCCAAGGAAGCGATGATCGAGGCCGTCGAGTTCGCGGTCGCCCGCGCATATTAG
- a CDS encoding chorismate mutase → MSDDTLQRYRQSIDRIDAALVFLLAERFQITQAVGRYKAETGLPPADPGREDRQIERLRALAAQADLDPEFSEKFLRFIIDEVIRHHAKMQDAAGTP, encoded by the coding sequence ATGAGCGACGACACGCTGCAACGCTATCGCCAGAGCATCGACCGGATCGACGCGGCGCTGGTGTTCCTGCTCGCCGAGCGATTTCAGATCACGCAGGCGGTGGGCCGTTACAAGGCCGAGACCGGACTGCCCCCCGCCGATCCGGGACGCGAGGATCGCCAGATCGAACGGCTGCGCGCACTGGCGGCGCAAGCCGATCTCGACCCCGAATTTTCCGAGAAGTTTCTGCGTTTCATCATCGACGAGGTGATCCGCCACCACGCGAAAATGCAGGACGCGGCGGGAACGCCCTGA
- a CDS encoding glycosidase, which produces MNDADYLIFAPEEVDLSRSPLRASLDVETFVLGAFNPGLTRLPNGNLLLMVRVAEALREPVVGGHARAIRWTPDGYVLDSYPLDGVEMSDPRSFTVTGGGSPLAGLTSISWLLPVEVTRDARAVVAVHYDKAIAPSASYMAYGVEDARISLIGGAWYMTVCGVSDERQCTALYRSLNGLDYKLEGVVLDHQNKDMVLFEGKPGGRFMALTRPLGEVWFTPPPGSEFTGGPSIQFAQSPDALHWKPCDTPGIRARRGTLTSARMGGGTPPVLTDRGWLMLYHGVERREKVGVYRTFWALLDRDDPTRIARLADDMPLIEANPALTGPIAAQLYLPTPVVFTTGIADGGDSWIVASGEADLACRITHIAKHRFD; this is translated from the coding sequence TTGAACGATGCCGATTACCTGATTTTCGCGCCCGAAGAAGTCGATCTGTCGCGCTCGCCGTTGCGAGCCTCGCTGGATGTCGAAACATTCGTGTTGGGCGCGTTCAATCCGGGGCTGACGCGGCTGCCGAACGGCAATCTGCTGCTGATGGTGCGGGTGGCGGAGGCGCTGCGCGAGCCGGTGGTGGGCGGGCATGCGCGCGCGATCCGCTGGACGCCAGATGGTTATGTGCTCGATTCCTATCCGCTCGACGGGGTGGAGATGAGCGATCCGCGTAGCTTCACGGTAACGGGTGGCGGGTCGCCGCTGGCCGGACTGACCTCGATCTCGTGGCTGCTCCCGGTCGAAGTGACGCGCGATGCTCGCGCGGTGGTGGCGGTGCATTACGACAAGGCGATCGCGCCGTCGGCATCGTACATGGCTTACGGCGTTGAGGATGCGCGGATCAGCCTGATCGGCGGGGCGTGGTACATGACCGTGTGCGGCGTGTCCGACGAGCGGCAATGCACGGCGCTGTACCGGTCGTTGAACGGGCTGGACTATAAACTCGAAGGCGTCGTCCTCGATCACCAGAACAAGGACATGGTGTTGTTCGAGGGGAAGCCGGGGGGCCGATTCATGGCGCTGACCCGGCCATTGGGTGAAGTGTGGTTCACCCCGCCGCCGGGCAGCGAATTTACCGGCGGGCCGTCGATCCAGTTCGCGCAGTCACCCGATGCGCTACACTGGAAACCGTGCGACACGCCGGGTATCCGGGCGCGGCGGGGGACGCTGACCAGTGCGCGGATGGGCGGGGGGACACCGCCGGTGCTGACCGATCGCGGCTGGCTGATGCTGTATCACGGGGTGGAGCGGCGCGAGAAGGTGGGTGTCTATCGCACCTTCTGGGCATTGCTCGACCGGGATGACCCGACGCGGATCGCGCGGCTGGCGGACGATATGCCGCTGATCGAGGCGAACCCGGCGCTGACCGGCCCGATCGCCGCGCAACTGTATCTGCCGACGCCGGTGGTGTTCACGACCGGTATTGCCGATGGCGGGGACAGCTGGATCGTAGCCAGCGGCGAAGCCGATCTCGCATGCCGCATCACGCATATCGCAAAGCACCGGTTCGACTGA
- a CDS encoding TonB-dependent receptor: protein MRRTWLFAGLMTTVAPTAMAAAQDAPATVQAQPEADTPGGGGDVVEEEAEEVVVTGQLRGAVPGDVKPEIVLNPADIRAYGVGSLAELLTELEPQTRSGRGRDGGGPVLLLSGRRISGFAEIRDIPPEAIERIDILPEEAALKLGYRADQRVVNIVLRRRFRSITAELDGTFATDGGRSGQDAELSWLRINRDGRINIDVEYERDSSLLESERDIIQDPLRPRSDTAFRTLLPDTQNLSLNSVFSRNIGKVAATANVRIEQSWSDSLLGLPAAGGMTPLQRGSDTGTLHGGFSLNGDISPKWRWSVTGNWDRVEGRTLTDTDIGYTNRTRSVSNVGSLDALVNGSIAKLPAGDISTSLRVSGRTSDLASESRRATGFSTASIGRDTGAAQANIDLPIASRTRGVLGAIGNLSLNLNAEAEELSDFGTLVTYGYGANWSPVDGVRFIASFTEEKGAPSSQQLGNPTLETPNVRVFDFVRGESVDITRIDGGNAGLIADNRSVMKLGLNLRPIKDTDLSFNVDYNKSIIRNPIASFPTATAELEAAFPDRFVRDGSGQLIRIDNRPVNFLRSEREQVRWGLNFSKPISSPMARQAMEQMQARRAEREAARAAAEARGETPAPAEGGPGERVPGEGRRAGEGGQRPGGGFGGGRGPGGGGRGGFGGGGGPGGGANGGRIQLGVFHTVALTDKIVIRDGLPELDQLNGSATGSRGGSPRHQVEVRAGVTRDGVGLRLNADWNSATTVQGGATSAGALRFDDFTTVNLRLFATLGPQFKFVRDNRWLAGTRVTLSVDNLFDSRLKVTDASGTTPISYQPALLDPLGRTVKISLRKMFF from the coding sequence ATGCGGCGCACGTGGTTGTTTGCGGGATTGATGACGACGGTGGCCCCCACCGCGATGGCGGCGGCGCAGGATGCTCCCGCCACCGTGCAGGCGCAGCCGGAGGCCGATACGCCCGGCGGCGGTGGCGATGTCGTCGAGGAGGAGGCCGAAGAGGTCGTCGTGACCGGTCAGCTGCGTGGCGCAGTGCCCGGCGACGTCAAGCCCGAGATCGTGCTGAACCCTGCCGATATCCGCGCCTATGGCGTCGGATCGCTGGCCGAATTGCTGACCGAGCTGGAGCCGCAGACGCGCTCCGGGCGCGGGCGTGACGGGGGCGGGCCGGTGCTGTTGCTGAGCGGACGACGCATCTCCGGCTTTGCCGAGATCCGCGACATTCCGCCCGAGGCGATCGAGCGGATCGACATATTGCCCGAAGAAGCCGCGCTGAAGCTGGGCTATCGTGCCGATCAGCGCGTGGTAAACATCGTGCTGCGCCGCCGTTTTCGCTCGATCACGGCGGAGCTGGACGGGACCTTCGCCACCGATGGCGGGCGCAGCGGGCAGGATGCCGAGCTGAGCTGGCTGCGTATCAACCGCGACGGACGGATCAATATCGATGTCGAATATGAGCGCGATTCGAGCCTGCTGGAGAGCGAGCGCGACATCATCCAGGATCCCCTGCGCCCGCGTTCCGACACCGCGTTCCGCACCTTGCTGCCCGATACGCAGAATCTGTCGCTCAACAGCGTATTCAGCCGCAATATCGGCAAGGTCGCGGCGACCGCGAATGTACGGATCGAACAGAGCTGGAGCGATTCGCTACTGGGATTGCCCGCCGCCGGCGGGATGACCCCGCTGCAGCGGGGCAGCGATACCGGCACGCTGCATGGTGGCTTCTCGCTCAATGGCGACATCTCGCCCAAATGGCGCTGGTCGGTGACAGGCAACTGGGATCGCGTCGAAGGGCGCACGCTGACCGACACCGATATTGGCTACACCAACCGGACGCGATCGGTGTCGAATGTCGGATCGCTCGATGCACTGGTCAACGGATCGATCGCCAAGCTGCCGGCGGGCGATATCTCGACCAGCCTGCGCGTGTCGGGGCGGACCAGCGACCTGGCAAGCGAGTCGCGGCGCGCGACGGGGTTCTCGACCGCGTCGATCGGGCGCGATACCGGCGCCGCTCAGGCGAATATCGACTTGCCGATCGCCAGCCGCACGCGCGGCGTGCTCGGCGCGATCGGCAATTTGTCGCTCAATCTGAATGCCGAGGCGGAGGAGCTGTCGGACTTCGGGACGCTCGTCACTTATGGCTATGGTGCGAACTGGTCGCCGGTCGACGGGGTGCGTTTCATCGCATCGTTCACCGAGGAGAAGGGCGCGCCGTCATCGCAGCAGCTGGGCAACCCGACGCTGGAGACGCCGAACGTTCGCGTGTTCGATTTCGTGCGCGGCGAAAGCGTGGACATCACGCGCATCGACGGCGGCAATGCCGGGCTGATCGCCGACAATCGCAGTGTGATGAAGCTTGGCCTCAATTTGCGGCCGATCAAGGACACCGATCTCAGCTTCAACGTGGATTACAACAAGAGCATTATTCGCAATCCGATCGCGTCCTTCCCGACCGCGACCGCCGAGCTGGAAGCCGCGTTTCCCGATCGCTTTGTGCGCGATGGCAGCGGTCAGCTGATCCGGATCGACAACCGACCGGTCAATTTCCTGCGCAGCGAGCGCGAGCAGGTGCGCTGGGGCCTTAATTTCTCGAAGCCGATCAGCTCTCCGATGGCGCGGCAGGCGATGGAGCAGATGCAGGCGCGGCGCGCCGAGCGCGAGGCAGCGCGTGCCGCCGCCGAGGCACGCGGCGAAACGCCCGCACCAGCCGAAGGCGGGCCGGGCGAGCGCGTGCCTGGCGAAGGTCGTCGTGCCGGTGAAGGCGGGCAACGGCCCGGCGGTGGCTTTGGCGGCGGGCGCGGCCCCGGCGGTGGCGGACGCGGCGGCTTTGGCGGCGGCGGCGGTCCGGGCGGCGGCGCGAATGGCGGGCGCATCCAGCTGGGCGTGTTTCACACCGTCGCGCTGACCGACAAGATCGTCATCCGCGACGGTCTCCCCGAACTCGATCAGCTTAACGGATCGGCGACCGGTAGCCGGGGCGGATCGCCACGGCATCAGGTCGAGGTGCGCGCGGGGGTGACGCGCGACGGCGTCGGGCTGCGGCTCAACGCCGACTGGAACAGCGCGACCACGGTACAGGGCGGCGCGACGAGCGCGGGCGCTTTGCGCTTCGACGATTTCACGACGGTCAATCTGCGGCTGTTCGCAACGCTTGGCCCGCAGTTCAAATTCGTGCGCGACAATCGCTGGCTGGCGGGCACGCGGGTGACATTGTCGGTCGACAATCTGTTCGACAGCCGCCTGAAGGTGACCGATGCCAGTGGCACGACACCGATCAGCTATCAGCCGGCGCTGCTCGATCCGCTGGGCCGGACGGTGAAGATCAGTCTGCGAAAGATGTTCTTCTGA
- a CDS encoding flagellar motor protein MotB has translation MTARAPHAAKQPPKIIVKKIYIEGGGGHHGGAWKVAYADFVTAMMAFFLLMWLLGATNEKQRKALADYFAPTLIEMKQNSAGSNGLLGGDALQGKDNYPTMAKQTGTRSMTIPAGAAGGDNVGTGVKGSLKDKEAMDAADRKGFARMKAEIEGKMKSNPRLAKLGKQVRFVPTRDGMRIDLMDDADYSMFALGTTSFVAEASQLVALVAQSIAESDNDIMIRGHTDSLRYGDPTNMNNWMLSSARSEETRRRLAAGGVPETRFERIEGVADREPLIKTNPADPRNRRVAITLLYRKSRLDR, from the coding sequence ATGACTGCGCGTGCTCCTCACGCGGCGAAACAGCCGCCCAAGATCATCGTCAAGAAGATCTATATCGAAGGTGGCGGCGGGCATCACGGCGGCGCGTGGAAGGTCGCCTATGCCGATTTCGTGACGGCGATGATGGCGTTCTTCCTGCTGATGTGGCTGCTGGGCGCGACCAATGAGAAGCAGCGCAAGGCGCTCGCCGATTATTTCGCGCCGACGCTGATCGAGATGAAGCAGAACAGCGCCGGTTCCAACGGCCTGCTCGGCGGCGACGCGTTGCAGGGCAAGGATAACTATCCGACGATGGCCAAACAGACCGGCACCCGGTCGATGACCATTCCGGCGGGTGCGGCGGGCGGCGACAATGTCGGCACCGGCGTTAAAGGCAGCCTGAAGGACAAGGAAGCGATGGACGCCGCCGACCGCAAGGGCTTTGCCAGGATGAAGGCCGAGATCGAGGGCAAGATGAAGTCGAACCCGCGCCTTGCCAAGCTGGGCAAGCAGGTCCGCTTCGTCCCTACGCGCGACGGGATGCGGATCGACCTGATGGACGATGCCGATTATTCCATGTTCGCGCTCGGCACGACCAGCTTCGTCGCCGAAGCTTCGCAGCTGGTGGCACTGGTCGCGCAGTCGATCGCCGAGTCCGACAACGACATCATGATCCGCGGCCATACCGACAGCCTGCGTTATGGCGACCCGACCAACATGAACAACTGGATGCTGTCGAGCGCGCGTTCGGAAGAGACGCGCCGCCGTCTCGCCGCTGGGGGCGTCCCCGAAACGCGGTTCGAGCGGATTGAGGGCGTCGCCGACCGCGAACCGCTCATCAAGACCAACCCCGCCGACCCGCGCAACCGCCGCGTGGCGATTACGCTGCTGTACCGGAAGAGTCGGCTGGATCGTTAA
- the motA gene encoding flagellar motor stator protein MotA, giving the protein MFPIIGFVVLIAMVFGGFAITGGALGPVLHALPHEMLIIGGAAVGALIIGNSGRELKALGGGFAKVLKGPKYKKQDYLDVIFLVSKLMKMLRVDGPIALEPHVEDPKSSAVFAEYPRLLADHTLVNLISDTLRLVVVSSGTLDVHAVEDVMDNAIKTHHHEVEEPQHALQNLADALPALGIVAAVLGVVKTMGSIDKPPAILGAMIGSALVGTFLGVLLAYGLVGPLAGRLKQIIEADAAIYNTVKQIIIASLHGHPQPLVIEAARSGIAHHNQPGFAEVFDGLRGR; this is encoded by the coding sequence ATGTTTCCAATCATCGGATTCGTCGTCCTGATCGCGATGGTGTTCGGCGGGTTCGCCATCACCGGCGGCGCGCTCGGACCCGTGCTCCACGCACTCCCGCACGAGATGCTCATCATCGGCGGCGCTGCCGTCGGCGCGCTCATCATCGGCAATTCGGGCCGCGAGCTGAAGGCACTGGGCGGCGGTTTCGCCAAGGTGCTGAAAGGGCCGAAATACAAGAAACAGGATTATCTCGATGTCATCTTCCTCGTCTCGAAACTGATGAAGATGCTTCGCGTCGATGGCCCAATCGCGCTTGAGCCGCATGTCGAGGATCCGAAGTCCTCGGCGGTGTTCGCCGAATATCCCCGGCTGCTCGCCGATCACACCTTGGTCAATCTGATCTCGGACACGCTGCGCCTCGTCGTCGTCTCATCCGGCACGCTCGACGTGCACGCGGTCGAGGATGTGATGGATAACGCGATCAAGACGCACCACCACGAAGTCGAGGAGCCGCAGCACGCGCTGCAGAATCTCGCCGATGCACTGCCGGCGCTCGGCATCGTCGCAGCGGTGCTCGGCGTGGTCAAGACGATGGGCTCGATCGACAAGCCGCCCGCGATCCTCGGCGCAATGATCGGCTCGGCGCTGGTCGGCACCTTCCTCGGCGTGTTGCTCGCTTACGGCCTGGTCGGCCCGCTGGCCGGACGTCTGAAACAGATCATCGAAGCGGACGCCGCCATCTACAACACGGTGAAGCAGATCATCATCGCCTCGCTCCACGGTCATCCGCAGCCGCTGGTGATCGAGGCGGCGCGCAGCGGGATCGCGCACCATAATCAGCCGGGTTTCGCGGAAGTATTCGACGGACTCCGTGGCCGCTAA
- the flgL gene encoding flagellar hook-associated protein FlgL, which produces MRVTTSQLYDRPSLLMGNLSRQADQLQTQVATGKRILTPSDSASGWQQLSGLKRAEADDGAYGANIKMAQSLLAATDTALEAVETQLQRAKAITVQAGSDTLTAEGRAALKVEVDAIIADLLGVVNAKDTRGQPLFGGASGDTAYARQPDGSIAYAGQGDSAAIPVGDGVSIAATETGARAFGGIQTSSGESDMFAILSALSAALQPGAEGGGVDEAMTNLDAALDQVGTARTSVGARAFRMDLEAERLVDVDVTREATRSGIEDADVTTAIAELQKTLTILQATQASFTKLTSMSLFDYLR; this is translated from the coding sequence ATGCGCGTGACGACCAGCCAGCTTTATGACCGGCCCTCGCTGCTGATGGGCAATTTGTCGCGTCAGGCCGACCAGCTGCAAACGCAGGTGGCGACCGGCAAGCGTATCCTGACGCCATCGGACAGCGCATCGGGCTGGCAGCAATTGTCGGGCCTGAAGCGCGCCGAAGCCGATGACGGTGCCTATGGTGCGAACATCAAGATGGCGCAGTCGCTGCTGGCGGCGACGGATACCGCGCTGGAGGCCGTCGAAACGCAGCTGCAACGCGCGAAGGCGATTACGGTACAGGCGGGCAGCGATACGCTGACTGCCGAGGGCCGCGCCGCATTGAAGGTCGAGGTCGATGCGATCATCGCCGACCTGCTCGGCGTGGTGAATGCGAAGGATACACGCGGCCAGCCCTTGTTCGGCGGCGCGAGCGGCGACACCGCCTATGCGCGCCAGCCCGACGGCTCGATCGCCTATGCCGGACAAGGTGACAGCGCAGCGATTCCAGTAGGCGACGGCGTCAGCATCGCCGCCACCGAAACCGGCGCGCGCGCATTCGGCGGCATCCAGACTTCCAGCGGCGAAAGCGATATGTTCGCCATCCTCTCCGCATTGTCGGCGGCGCTTCAGCCGGGTGCGGAGGGCGGGGGGGTCGACGAAGCGATGACCAATCTCGACGCCGCACTCGATCAGGTCGGCACCGCCCGCACCTCGGTCGGCGCGCGCGCGTTTCGCATGGATCTGGAGGCCGAACGGCTGGTCGATGTCGATGTCACGCGCGAGGCGACGCGGTCGGGCATCGAGGATGCCGACGTCACCACTGCGATCGCCGAGCTGCAAAAGACGCTGACGATCCTGCAGGCGACCCAGGCGAGCTTTACCAAGCTGACGAGCATGTCGTTGTTCGACTATCTGCGCTGA